In one Fusarium keratoplasticum isolate Fu6.1 chromosome 5, whole genome shotgun sequence genomic region, the following are encoded:
- a CDS encoding Mcp5-PH domain-containing protein has product MGVWETDDEYLSGPAATSLPTPHDTPYRTPSRTSRKSRRSVTPPGKGVSPPPLPSDMASKRSSRDVTTDESISILDPRRFTPTLHANLVSEILALRRDQEEKFKQIEILETSLHAAKEERETLRQDLTETGKESRSLKRQLSLLEGGTSSALGELARERDDAVESVSDTRKRLEAAQKKIRSQEEDSQRVHELWAQEKDGWEDERRKFERRIHVAESRLKTILDEVAAYQQAQMNNAANNGTGPGHESEVEESGRENDAASVRTMSMTNSVRFSIMSGPGMAKLNGNSLADELNFDDDEDEMSDLDGRESAMSNHATSFHVRNFSRDSVLHRLHGRNQSLESIKRPGSVARGRLFKNQAVLEALEGEDGEDEEEQHPPAPKVSYTDTGIQYSPPPSPKLPPAKPATPEPPVRARSPEVECSPRADGEIEANQRRKRVHINRPLSIEPPTPRRLMVSAAAQTMEEPLTPPKTPKSPTRPPPPPPPPVVEPPVEKKPVMITSSTQTDALPVREPSPVPPPSPPPLAIPSISVHPPTSRPNTPREPRLPQYFKDFGCQVNLSSPVSTTEAGVQTEGIQTDKRLALLPAHLQPSAISSRPSSPNPSPVNESSKNFTPVPGNVPPRNPRRLTTKRSLSDLPSSPISVADDDTLHDAYPGNNDDGPLSSQRAPVRRPHRFSSLFAGFDGGSSDEADEFGDVEMSDSEYRTALSAPRPKSISSRPGKRSSTGTTGTNGTIPTSPEQITMRQGPRVAAELHQAYRNADKDGMGRMSSSKSGRAYEKGPAGMSSNRASVMRKAAMIQNGIASHQGRSRSPSLPESNNPPFPIPTRASSRKLPFSASAPSDGQRSPTRGDTFQRRGSGRVYRASSIRKVRSAAALPRNQRHRRQGSRSPPPLSPSTEAPESPSLPPLPRNDITTPRTRVRHSGQFRHQHKLSTNTDNTFNTFNTFNTSNTANTGSTDPPPFMSSSAQSTGVVDAIAQAMVGEWMFKYVRRRKSFGVPESNGKDDTGNDRHKRWVWLAPYERAILWSSKQPSSGSALMGKTGRKLTIQSVLDVKDDNAAPKGMAPVFNRSILILTPQRALKFTAVSADRHYIWLTALSFLAHSSQAVPEIISAPPPIQQTPLPEFEAPRSKMKRGGIRDSIRLAKGRTAAPRPGPPSIPSIPSIPSAPSSQMGDVTSFPIAESVGGFSSSVGGFSSNHSRDDSRDAAEPPFIPRFHERNQAMVHGRKRSNTGGHVPPPLSFRGFSGPIGGVGQHQATNSTAGNSTGTAGSSDIYQASSTGTGTGTGTWGMSQAGSGTGTWGMSQAGSGRTSEASSRPSNFFDAIGTVRMEAFISPLAFSQFSDYPDENDEFRHSLRRRSKEQRRRQSRSRHRDSHHSRGNRAGFDDYYHGSRTAGEEDYFRDDPFKGF; this is encoded by the exons ATGGGTGTGTGGGAGACCGACGACGAGTATCTCAGCGGCCCGGCTGCCACCTCTCTGCCGACGCCTCATGATACACCATACCGCACACCTTCACGAACATCAAGGAAATCCCGGCGTTCAGTCACGCCACCTGGAAAGGGAGTCTCACCTCCGCCTCTACCAAGCGACATGGCATCCAAACGCTCATCTCGGGACGTCACCACAGACGAGAGCATCAGTATCCTTGACCCTCGACGATTCACTCCCACATTGCATGCCAATCTAGTGTCTGAGATATTGGCCCTTCGAAGGGACCAGGAGGAAAAGTTCAAACAGATCGAGATTCTAGAGACATCTCTTCATGCTGCAAAAGAGGAAAGGGAGACGCTGAGACAAGATCTTACCGAGACAGGAAAGGAAAGCCGGTCCCTAAAGCGCCAATTATCGCTCCTTGAGGGCGGAACATCATCTGCTTTGGGCGAACTGGCTCGAGAAAGAGATGACGCAGTTGAATCAGTATCTGATACTAGGAAACGACTTGAGGCCGCACAAAAGAAGATCCGAAGTCAAGAGGAGGACTCGCAAAGGGTCCATGAACTCTGGGCACAGGAGAAGGACGGCTGGGAAGATGAGAGACGGAAATTCGAACGCCGAATCCACGTTGCCGAAAGCCGCCTCAAGACCattcttgatgaggttgctGCATATCAACAGGCTCAGATGAACAATGCGGCCAACAACGGAACCGGCCCAGGTCATGAGAGCGAAGTTGAGGAAAGCGGTCGAGAAAACGATGCTGCAAGTGTGAGGACTATGAGCATGACCAACAGCGTCCGGTTCTCTATCATGAGTGGCCCTGGCATGGCGAAGCTGAACGGCAACTCGCTTGCTGATGAGCtcaactttgacgacgacgaagatgagatgagcgATCTGGATGGCCGTGAGAGTGCCATGTCGAATCACGCAACGTCTTTCCATGTACGCAACTTCAGCCGGGACAGCGTTCTGCACCGCCTACACGGTCGCAAccagagcttggagagcatCAAACGACCGGGAAGCGTAGCACGTGGCAGACTCTTCAAGAACCAGGCAGTGCTCGAGGCTCTGGAGGGCGAagatggtgaggatgaggaggaacagCACCCTCCTGCTCCAAAGGTGTCGTATACCGACACGGGCATCCAGTACTCGCCGCCTCCGTCACCCAAGCTCCCTCCCGCGAAGCCCGCTACTCCAGAGCCTCCCGTTCGCGCCAGGTCACCAGAAGTTGAGTGTTCGCCACGGGCAGATGGTGAGATCGAGGCAAACCAACGCCGGAAGCGAGTTCACATCAACCGTCCGCTCAGTATTGAACCACCCACGCCCAGACGTCTGATGGTCTCTGCCGCTGCCCAGACAATGGAAGAGCCCTTGACACCTCCCAAGACGCCAAAGTCGCCGACTcgcccccctcctccaccaccacccccaGTAGTTGAACCGCcggtcgagaagaagcctgtGATGATTACATCGTCGACACAGACTGACGCACTGCCTGTCCGCGAGCCCTCACCTGTgccccctccatctcctccaccgcTGGCAATCCCTAGCATCAGCGTTCACCCTCCCACCAGTCGTCCCAACACACCTCGTGAACCACGACTGCCGCAATACTTCAAGGACTTTGGCTGTCAAGTCAATCTGTCTTCCCCAGTTTCGACGACTGAAGCCGGAGTTCAGACAGAAGGCATCCAAACCGACAAGCGGCTGGCCCTCCTTCCagcccatctccaaccttcTGCCATCTCCTCAAGACCTTCATCCCCGAACCCAAGCCCTGTCAACGAATCTTCCAAGAACTTTACACCTGTTCCGGGCAACGTTCCACCACGAAACCCTCGCCGGCTGACAACCAAGCGAAGCCTGAGCGACCTGCCCTCGTCTCCAATCTCGGTTGCCGACGATGACACCCTCCACGACGCTTATCCCGGAAACAATGATGATGGTCCTTTGTCGAGCCAGCGGGCGCCTGTGCGGAGGCCTCATCGCTTCAGCAGCCTGTTTGCTGGCTTCGATGGTGGAAGCTCTGATGAGGCAGATGAGTTTGGAGATGTTGAGATGAGCGATTCTGAGTATCGGACAGCCTTGTCTGCACCCCGACCAAAGTCCATCTCGAGCCGCCCTGGCAAACGCAGCTCAACGGGCACGACTGGGACCAATGGTACAATCCCAACATCTCCTGAGCAAATCACGATGCGCCAGGGACCACGTGTGGCAGCAGAGCTTCATCAGGCTTACCGTAACGCTGATAAGGATGGCATGGGTCGAATGTCTTCGAGCAAGTCTGGCAGAGCCTACGAGAAGGGACCTGCCGGCATGTCATCTAACCGGGCCAGTGTGATGAGAAAGGCGGCCATGATCCAGAATGGTATCGCAAGTCATCAAGGCCGCTCAAGGAGCCCAAGCCTGCCCGAATCCAATAACCCACCGTTCCCGATCCCGACCCGAGCTAGCTCGCGGAAGCTTCCATTCAGTGCAAGCGCCCCAAGTGACGGACAGAGAAGCCCAACCAGAGGAGACACCTTCCAGCGCCGAGGCTCCGGTCGTGTGTACCGCGCGAGCAGCATCAGAAAGGTTCGCTCCGCTGCTGCTTTGCCACGCAACCAGAGACACCGTCGACAAGGCAGTCGCTCTCCCCCTCCGTTGTCTCCCTCTACGGAGGCACCTGAGAGCCCCAGCCTCCCCCCCCTGCCACGGAACGATATCACAACTCCCCGTACTCGAGTCCGACATAGTGGACAGTTTAGGCATCAACACAAGCTTTCAACTAACACGGACAACACTTTCAACACGTTTAATACGTTCAACACGTCTAATACTGCCAACACTGGTAGTACCGACCCGCCGCCATTCATGTCCAGCAGTGCCCAGAGCACTGGTGTAGTGGATGCCATTGCACAGGCCATGGTTGGTGAGTGGATGTTCAAGTACGTCCGCAGAAGAAAGTCGTTTGGCGTACCAGAAAGCAACGGCAAAGACGACACTGGCAACGACCGGCACAAGAGATGGGTCTGGCTCGCACCATATGAAAGGGCCATCCTCTGGAGCAGTAAGCAGCCGTCCTCGGGCAGTGCCTTGATGGGCAAGACTGGCCGAAAAC TGACGATCCAATCTGTGCTGGATGTCAAGGACGACAACGCCGCGCCCAAGGGCATGGCTCCTGTCTTTAACCGATCAATCCTCATTCTCACGCCACAGAGAGCCTTGAAGTTTACAGCAGTATCTGCCGATCGACATTATATCTGGTTGACGGCCCTGTCGTTCCTAGCACATTCATCCCAAGCAGTGCCCGAGATCATTTCAGCCCCGCCGCCAATCCAACAAACACCGCTGCCCGAGTTTGAAGCGCCCCGATCCAAGATGAAGCGCGGGGGTATTAGAGACTCGATCCGTCTCGCCAAGGGTCGCACGGCGGCTCCTAGGCCTGGACCGCCGAGCATCCCTAGCATCCCCAGCATCCCGAGCGCGCCGTCTTCACAGATGGGCGATGTGACGAGCTTCCCAATCGCAGAATCCGTGGgtggcttctcaagctcGGTAGGCGGCTTCTCGAGCAACCACTCGCGCGATGATTCGAGAGATGCGGCAGAGCCTCCCTTTATTCCCCGCTTCCATGAGCGGAACCAAGCTATGGTTCATGGACGTAAGCGAAGCAACACCGGTGGTCACGTACCGCCGCCGCTCTCCTTCCGGGGCTTCTCTGGGCCCATTGGCGGTGTTGGTCAGCATCAGGCAACCAACAGCACAGCCGGCAACAGCACTGGAACAGCAGGCTCTTCAGACATTTACCAGGCATCTagcactggcactggcaccGGAACCGGAACTTGGGGCATGAGCCAAGCGGGGTCCGGAACAGGAACCTGGGGCATGAGCCAAGCCGGGTCGGGGCGTACCTCGGAGGCATCATCTCGGCCTAGCAACTTCTTCGATGCTATTGGAACCGTACGGATGGAGGCTTTCATCAGCCCTCTAGCATTCTCGCAATTCAGCGATTATCCGGATGAGAATGACGAGTTTCGCCACTCTCTCCGGAGGCGTAGCAAGGAACAAAGGCGGCGACAAAGCCGGAGCCGACATAGGGACAGCCATCACTCTCGTGGCAACCGTGCAGGATTTGACGACTATTATCATGGAAGCAGAAccgccggcgaggaggactACTTCCGTGACGATCCTTTCAAGGGATTCTAA
- a CDS encoding Opy2 domain-containing protein, translating into MEGLHYFSSRGLDGPGYVVARDLNEVSMAYQLVPRDGKCIQCDENTQLECPNCPEGSECRFTVPLECQKCPTSFCDEKSASQSSKSSDGPNIGGIVGGVVGGVVVIVAITYLVWRFCVRPKRSQIPTSIYVEDVDAPQGSEKDAASRGTRPPSTHTVHSIASTVLTRASNIIQIAYIPGVTNRATPTSPNVLVPPVPPIPMHHAAAARGEGNDDQHFFVPGDLRDSTYSGLSGYSDRTSYARTSYAPRSSVASTIYGKQAQVLTPAQTGMRAKPTVVSVKSVGNSSVESNAPPVPSIDFEKFGGGRPKSGASAFSVGSTFLNSANTATQARAQVVKVGTLKKVDMGSNKSETGSTTASSSVGTSRPTTPSANATRDSSAITIIEDSPSVDQGPFSDPPDRPSPQKSNKAPSLGAVIEESAVENEKPGSSQRRDSSPFGDQHATKE; encoded by the exons ATGGAGGGGCTTCATTACTTCTCGTCCAGAGGCCTGGATGGGCCCGGATACGTCGTCGCGAGAGATTTGAACGAAGTTAGTATGG CGTACCAACTCGTTCCTCGAGACGGCAAGTGTATTCAATGCGATGAAAACACCCAACTTGAATGCCCTAACTGCCCCGAAGGCAGTGAATGCCGATTTACCGTACCCCTCGAGTGTCAGAAGTGCCCTACATCATTCTGCGACGAGAAGTCTGCATCCCAATCCAGCAAAAGCTCTGACGGCCCAAACATCGGCGGAattgttggtggtgttgtcggtGGTGTCGTCGTGATCGTCGCCATCACATATCTAGTATGGAGGTTCTGTGTCCGACCCAAGAGGTCACAGATTCCCACTTCCATCTACGTTGAAGACGTGGATGCCCCTCAAGGCTCAGAGAAGGATGCTGCCTCAAGGGGAACCCGACCACCCTCAACACACACCGTTCACTCGATCGCTTCCACCGTCCTCACCCGAGCCTCCAACATTATTCAGATCGCCTACATTCCCGGCGTTACGAACCGAGCGACTCCTACATCACCAAATGTTCTTGTCCCCCCCGTTCCTCCGATCCCTATGCACCACGCCGCGGCCGCCCGAGGCGAAGGAAACGACGACCAGCATTTCTTTGTTCCCGGTGACCTCCGAGACTCAACCTACTCGGGTCTTTCTGGCTACTCTGACCGAACCTCATACGCCCGCACTTCATACGCACCTCGATCGAGCGTTGCTTCTACCATCTACGGAAAGCAGGCCCAGGTGCTCACGCCCGCCCAGACTGGAATGCGCGCCAAGCCCACAGTTGTCAGTGTTAAGTCCGTTGGCAACAGCAGCGTCGAGAGCAATGCTCCCCCGGTTCCCagcatcgactttgagaagTTCGGCGGAGGTCGTCCCAAGAGCGGTGCCAGCGCCTTCAGCGTCGGGTCGACATTCCTCAACAGCGCCAACACTGCTACGCAGGCTCGTGCACAGGTGGTCAAGGTTGGAACACTCAAGAAGGTGGATATGGGAAGCAACAAGTCCGAGACGggctcaacaacagcatcatcatcagtgGGAACCTCGCGGcccacaacaccaagcgcGAACGCTACTCGAGACTCGagtgccatcaccatcatcgaaGACTCTCCCTCAGTAGACCAAGGACCCTTCTCAGACCCTCCCGACCGACCCAGCCCTCAAAAGTCCAACAAGGCGCCCAGCCTCGGGGCTGTGATTGAGGAGTCGGCAGTCGAGAACGAGAAGCCTGGGTCCTCCCAAAGGCGAGACAGCAGTCCGTTCGGGGACCAGCACGCGACAAAGGAGTGA
- a CDS encoding Chitin synthase yields the protein MAYNGRDQEYGGHPMQDMPGGGSQYHLPPQENDEEQGRGLLNSGYDQDRLGARTPPDRPVSAYSLTESYAPGASTTPQPGAGYGEHTGSFGQFGANLDQPAPFPRPDSAFDPEDSWVERQQQPMIGKGGGLKRFNTRKVKLVQGSVLSIDYPVPSAIKNAVQARYRDVEGGNEEFMKMRYTAATCDPNDFTLKNGYDLRPRMYNRHTELLIAITYYNEDKVLLARTLHHTMQNIRDIVNLKKSTFWNKGGPAWQKIVVCLVFDGIEKADKNTLDVLATVGIYQDGVIKKDVDGKETVAHIFEYTSQLSVTPNQQLIRPTDDGPNTLPPVQMIFCLKQKNSKKINSHRWLFNAFGRILNPEVCILIDAGTKPSPRSLLALWEGFYNDKDLGGACGEIHAMLGKGGKKLFNPLVAVQNFEYKISNILDKPLESAFGYVSVLPGAFSAYRFRAIMGRPLEQYFHGDHTLSKMLGKKGIDGMNIFKKNMFLAEDRILCFELVAKAGQKWHLSYIKAAKGETDVPEGAAEFISQRRRWLNGSFAATLYSLMHFSRFYKSGHNIIRMFFFHIQLIYNFLNTLFSWFSLGSYWLTTSVIMDLVGTPKVTSGSHGWPFGDTATPLVNALLQWTYLGFVILQFILALGNRPKGSKFTYIASFMVFALIQGYILVLSAYLVVRAFDKPIGQQISFASGQEFLNSFFGGDSAGGVILVALITIYGLNFVASFMYLDPWHMFHSFPYYLVLMSTYINILMVYAFNNWHDVSWGTKGSDKAEALPSAHVTKGDKNEAVVEEIELEQEDIDSQFEQTVRRALAPFKEEEEVEKADVEDGYKSFRTGLVVTWLFGNIFLILCITSDNFDGLGLGEDATARKAHYFQFLLWATAVLSIVRFIGFLWFLGKTGLMCCFSRR from the exons ATGGCGTACAATGGCCGTGATCAGGAGTACGGGGGACACCCGATGCAGGACATGCCTGGTGGTGGCAGC CAGTATCACCTCCCCCCTCAGGAGAACGACGAGGAGCAGGGCCGTGGCCTCCTGAACTCTGGCTACGACCAAGATCGACTCGGCGCTCGTACTCCCCCCGACCGCCCCGTCTCAGCTTACAGTCTCACCGAATCGTACGCCCCGGGAGCTTCGACGACTCCTCAGCCCGGTGCTGGATATGGCGAACACACCGGCAGCTTTGGCCAGTTTGgcgccaacctcgaccagCCCGCCCCCTTTCCCCGACCCGACTCTGCTTTTGACCCCGAAGACAGCTGGGTCGAacgacagcagcagcccatGATTGGCAAGGGCGGTGGCCTGAAGCGCTTCAACACCCGAAAGGTCAAGCTCGTTCAGGGTTCCGTTCTCAGCATTGACTATCCGGTGCCTAGTGCCATCAAGAACGCTGTTCAGGCTCGCTACCGCGATGTCGAGGGTGGCAACGAGGAGTTCATGAAGATGCGATACACAGCCGCTACCTGTGACCCTAACGACTTCACACTGAAGAACGGTTACGATTTGCGACCTCGCATGTATAACCGACACACTGAGTTGCTCATTGCCATTACCTACTACAACGAAGACAAGGTTCTGCTTGCCCGAACTCTGCATCACACTATGCAGAACATTCGCGACATTGTCAACCTTAAGAAGTCGACTTTCTGGAACAAGGGTGGCCCTGCCTGGCAAAAGATTGTCGTGTGCTTGGTTTTCGACGGTATCGAGAAGGCCGACAAGAACACCCTTGATGTCCTCGCGACTGTGGGTATTTACCAGGATGGtgtcatcaagaaggatgtCGACGGCAAGGAGACCGTCGCTCACATTTTCGAATACACCTCCCAGCTTTCCGTCACCCCCAACCAGCAGCTCATCCGGCCCACCGACGACGGCCCTAATACTCTGCCGCCCGTCCAGATGATTTTCTGCTTGAAGCAGAAGAACAGCAAGAAGATCAACTCTCACCGTTGGCTCTTCAATGCCTTTGGCCGTATCCTGAACCCCGAGGTGTGTATCCTGATCGATGCCGGCACCAAGCCTAGCCCGCGGTCTCTGCTGGCCCTCTGGGAGGGTTTCTACAACGACAAGGATCTCGGTGGTGCTTGTGGTGAAATTCACGCCATGTTGGGTAAGGGCGGCAAGAAGCTGTTCAACCCTCTCGTTGCTGTCCAGAACTTCGAGTACAAGATCTCCAACATTCTCGACAAGCCTCTCGAGTCTGCATTCGGTTACGTCAGTGTGTTGCCCGGTGCCTTCTCGGCGTACCGATTCCGAGCTATCATGGGCCGTCCCCTGGAGCAGTACTTCCACGGTGATCACACCCTGTCCAAGATGCTTGGTAAGAAGGGTATTGACGGCATGAACATtttcaagaagaacatgttCTTGGCCGAAGATCGTATCCTGTGTTTCGAGCTGGTGGCTAAGGCTGGCCAGAAGTGGCATCTGTCTTATatcaaggccgccaagggtGAAACCGATGTTCCTGAAGGTGCCGCCGAATTCATCTCACAGCGTCGACGATGGCTGAACGGTTCGTTCGCCGCCACTCTGTACTCGCTGATGCACTTCAGCCGTTTCTACAAGTCGGGCCACAACATCATCCGCATGTTCTTCTTCCACATTCAGCTCATCTACAACTTCCTCAACACTCTCTTCTCCTGGTTCTCTCTCGGTTCTTACTGGCTTACGACGTCGGTCATTATGGATCTCGTAGGCACACCCAAGGTGACCAGCGGATCTCACGGCTGGCCTTTTGGTGACACTGCTACTCCTCTGGTCAACGCTCTGCTTCAGTGGACATATCTTGGTTTCGTCATCCTCCAGTTCATTCTGGCTCTGGGTAACCGTCCCAAGGGTTCCAAGTTCACCTACATTGCTTCGTTCATGGTCTTTGCTCTCATTCAGGGTTACATCCTGGTTCTCTCAGCCTACCTGGTTGTTCGCGCCTTCGACAAACCCATTGGACAGCAGATCTCGTTCGCTTCTGGTCAAGAATTCCTCAACAGTTTCTTCGGCGGCGACAGCGCTGGTGGTGTCATTCTCGTTGCCCTGATCACTATTTATGGTCTCAACTTTGTGGCTTCCTTCATGTACCTGGACCCCTGGCACATGTTCCACTCCTTCCCCTACTACCTGGTTCTCATGTCCACATATATCAACATTCTCATGGTCTACGCCTTCAACAACTGGCACGATGTTTCTTGGGGTACCAAGGGTTCcgacaaggctgaggctcTTCCCTCTGCCCACGTCACCAAGGGCGACAAGAACGAGGCCGTTGTCGAGGAAATtgagctggagcaggaggaTATCGACAGCCAGTTCGAGCAGACTGTCCGCCGTGCCCTTGCTCCcttcaaggaggaggaggaggtcgagaaggccgatgtcgaggatggtTATAAGTCATTCCGTACCGGTCTTGTCGTCACCTGGCTGTTTGGCAACATCTTCCTCATTCTCTGCATTACCAGCGATAACTtcgatggtcttggtcttggc GAGGATGCCACCGCCCGAAAAGCCCACTACTTCCAGTTCCTTCTGTGGGCTACTGCCGTGCTCTCTATCGTCCGTTTCATCGGCTTCCTGTGGTTCCTGGGTAAGACCGGTCTCATGtgctgcttctcgagacGGTGA